One segment of Argiope bruennichi chromosome 11, qqArgBrue1.1, whole genome shotgun sequence DNA contains the following:
- the LOC129957082 gene encoding adenylate kinase isoenzyme 6-like, whose amino-acid sequence MNRLMPNILITGTPGTGKSTLSSEISEVCNMEWINISELAKANNYFEDYDESLTCHVLDEDRIIEELEEKMQEGGKIVDYHGCDFFPENWFDIVFVLTTDNTILYDRLVKRGYSGKKLENNIQCEIFQTLLDEAKSSYDEHIVHKLNSNTPDDMQSNIEQICEWVETYKMNKANG is encoded by the exons GTACTCCTGGTACTGGTAAATCTACTCTTTCTTCCGAGATTAGTGAAGTTTGCAATATGGAATGGATCAATATCAGTGAACTTGCCAAAGCTAATAATTATTTCGAAGACTATGATGAAAGTTTAACTTGTCATGTACTAGATGAAGACAGG ataatcgAAGAGTTAGAAGAAAAAATGCAAGAAGGAGGCAAAATTGTGGATTACCATGGTTGTGATTTCTTCCCTGAAAACTGGTTTGACATTGTGTTTGTTTTGACAACTGATAATACTATTCTTTATGACCGTCTCGTCAAAAG aggtTACAGTGGTAAGAAACTTGAAAACAACATTCAGTGTGAGATATTTCAAACTCTGCTGGATGAAGCTAAAAGCTCTTATGACGAGCATATTGTTCACAAGCTGAATAGTAACACTCCCGATGACATGCAGTCCAATATTGAACagatctgtgaatgggttgaaactTACAAGATGAATAAAGCTAATGGATGA